In the Deinococcus radiophilus genome, one interval contains:
- a CDS encoding aldehyde dehydrogenase family protein: MTPTQPNSRPQSYGHLIGGEEVRSDQTFLSRSSGRLSDVLGEFPEATKDDVRRACQAAREAFPRWRRTPAPVRGEIIGNIGRAIAREKETLSRLLSREMGKTLKEARGDVQEAVDTCAFFQSEGRRLYGQTVPSEMPNKELKTYRRPLGVVGMVTAGNFPVAVPSWKIIPALLTGNTVVWKPSEDAPLTSYAFARLLEEAGVPDGVLNVVFGGGKDAAGQFIVEMLDEGLVDKIAFTGSTQVGRWIGEVSGRNLSTPSLELGGKNPLVVMRDADLDNAVQGALWAAYGTGGQRCTSAGNIIVDAPVYEEFRDKLLAAMQEIKIGNPTEHDGVLYGPFINERFFRSWEQHYAWGEEDGATLLYGAGRITPENKPSGFQGDPDAAFYGWPTLWEGVKPGMRLFQNEVFGPTVNLVRVDGFDEAMAAANAVDYGLSSAIYTNDRTWANRFQEEIEAGMTSINNSTTGAEAHMPFGGIKGSGNGARESGVWVLDSYTYWHGVNDDVSGRLQLAQMDTEYAQPREAFKVGGLMLEAQEVEGV; the protein is encoded by the coding sequence ATGACCCCCACCCAACCCAATTCCCGCCCCCAAAGCTACGGCCACCTGATCGGTGGCGAAGAGGTCCGCAGTGATCAGACTTTTCTCAGCCGTTCCAGTGGACGACTGAGCGACGTGCTTGGCGAGTTCCCCGAAGCGACCAAGGACGACGTGCGCCGGGCCTGTCAGGCGGCGCGGGAGGCCTTCCCACGCTGGCGGCGCACGCCGGCCCCGGTGCGCGGCGAGATTATCGGGAACATCGGCCGGGCGATTGCCCGCGAGAAGGAAACCCTCAGCCGCCTGCTCAGCCGCGAGATGGGCAAGACGCTGAAAGAAGCGCGCGGCGACGTACAGGAAGCAGTAGATACCTGCGCCTTTTTCCAATCGGAAGGCCGGCGCCTCTACGGGCAGACCGTGCCCAGCGAGATGCCCAACAAGGAACTGAAAACCTACCGCCGCCCGCTGGGCGTGGTGGGTATGGTCACGGCGGGTAACTTCCCGGTGGCCGTGCCCAGCTGGAAGATCATTCCTGCGCTGCTGACGGGCAATACGGTGGTCTGGAAGCCCAGCGAGGACGCGCCGCTGACCTCTTACGCTTTTGCGCGGCTGCTGGAAGAAGCGGGCGTACCAGACGGTGTACTGAACGTGGTCTTCGGCGGCGGCAAGGACGCGGCAGGGCAGTTCATCGTAGAAATGCTGGATGAAGGCCTGGTGGACAAGATCGCCTTTACCGGGTCCACCCAGGTGGGCCGCTGGATCGGGGAGGTGTCGGGGCGCAACCTCAGCACGCCTTCACTGGAACTGGGGGGCAAGAACCCGCTGGTGGTGATGCGCGATGCCGATCTCGACAACGCCGTGCAGGGCGCACTGTGGGCCGCCTACGGCACGGGGGGGCAGCGCTGCACCAGTGCCGGCAACATCATCGTGGACGCCCCTGTCTACGAGGAGTTCCGCGACAAACTGCTGGCCGCCATGCAGGAGATAAAAATCGGCAACCCCACCGAACATGACGGCGTGCTGTACGGTCCCTTCATCAATGAGCGCTTTTTCCGGTCCTGGGAGCAGCACTACGCCTGGGGCGAGGAGGACGGCGCGACGCTCCTGTACGGCGCGGGGCGCATCACGCCTGAGAACAAACCCAGCGGCTTTCAGGGCGATCCCGACGCGGCCTTTTACGGTTGGCCGACCCTCTGGGAAGGAGTGAAGCCGGGTATGCGTCTCTTCCAGAACGAGGTCTTCGGCCCCACGGTGAACCTGGTGCGGGTGGATGGCTTCGACGAAGCCATGGCCGCCGCCAACGCGGTGGACTACGGCCTGTCCAGCGCCATCTACACCAACGACCGCACCTGGGCCAACCGCTTTCAGGAAGAAATTGAGGCGGGCATGACCTCTATCAACAATTCCACCACTGGGGCTGAGGCGCACATGCCCTTCGGCGGGATCAAGGGCAGCGGCAACGGCGCGCGCGAAAGTGGCGTGTGGGTGCTGGACAGCTACACCTACTGGCACGGTGTGAACGATGATGTGAGTGGGCGGCTACAACTGGCCCAGATGGACACCGAGTACGCCCAGCCGCGTGAGGCCTTTAAGGTGGGGGGCCTGATGCTAGAAGCGCAGGAAGTAGAAGGAGTCTGA
- a CDS encoding GGDEF domain-containing protein: MTAPAMLQQLLINFALLTALTYLFSLTFRAWPLPHTRIFQAQSILLGAAISLVLILFPAQIAPGIIIDMRSIPLIFVALVFGLPSALLAAIPMLAYRLWMGGPGVIPAGSSILLILLVVWLLRERFMREGVTWRERTALATLMLLPNGLPLGLLPGGLQILAQSYLPLLLLNVSGFMVTLVILTDRLKLLRLNALFQQQAYQDKLSGLHNRRQFDTDLPSITPGDLVMMVDIDHFKHINDTYGHLVGDKVLAEMGRLLSGSLRPADRAYRYGGEEFVLLLRSPKAGCALPIAERLRQQIDRQPLSIPAEGQTLDLNVNVSIGAAWHVAAQPPAQTVAQADQALYQAKQTGRNRSVVFKDNCGAME; the protein is encoded by the coding sequence ATGACCGCGCCCGCCATGTTGCAACAGCTTCTGATCAACTTTGCTTTGCTGACGGCCCTCACCTACCTGTTCAGTTTGACCTTCCGGGCCTGGCCTTTGCCACATACCCGCATCTTTCAGGCACAGTCCATCCTGCTGGGAGCAGCCATTTCCCTGGTTCTGATTCTCTTCCCGGCACAGATTGCGCCGGGAATCATCATTGACATGCGGTCTATTCCGCTGATCTTTGTGGCCCTGGTGTTTGGCTTGCCTAGTGCCCTGCTGGCAGCCATTCCCATGCTGGCCTACCGCCTTTGGATGGGCGGGCCTGGGGTGATCCCTGCGGGAAGCAGTATTTTGCTCATCCTGTTGGTGGTCTGGCTGCTGCGCGAGCGGTTCATGCGGGAGGGCGTCACCTGGCGGGAACGCACCGCACTGGCCACCCTGATGCTGCTCCCCAACGGCCTGCCACTGGGGCTGCTGCCGGGCGGCCTCCAGATTCTGGCGCAGAGCTACCTGCCGCTGCTGCTGCTGAACGTAAGTGGATTTATGGTGACCCTGGTGATTCTGACAGACCGTCTGAAACTCTTGCGGCTCAATGCACTGTTCCAGCAGCAGGCTTACCAGGACAAACTCTCTGGCCTGCATAACCGCCGCCAGTTCGATACCGACCTGCCCTCCATCACTCCCGGCGATCTGGTCATGATGGTGGACATCGACCATTTCAAGCATATCAACGACACTTACGGCCACCTAGTCGGGGACAAGGTGTTGGCGGAGATGGGCCGACTGCTCAGCGGCAGCCTGCGGCCAGCGGACCGGGCCTACCGCTACGGCGGCGAGGAGTTCGTCCTGCTGCTGCGCTCGCCCAAGGCTGGCTGTGCCCTACCCATTGCTGAACGACTGCGCCAGCAGATTGATAGGCAACCGCTGAGCATCCCCGCTGAGGGACAGACCCTTGACCTGAATGTCAACGTATCCATCGGGGCCGCGTGGCACGTTGCCGCTCAGCCCCCTGCACAGACCGTCGCTCAGGCCGACCAGGCCCTGTATCAGGCCAAGCAAACTGGCCGCAACCGCAGTGTGGTGTTCAAGGACAACTGCGGCGCGATGGAGTGA
- a CDS encoding bifunctional metallophosphatase/5'-nucleotidase: MRKFNLAALSLTAGLLASCAPVQTAPAHPEAPYRLQLLHFSDVDGGRDIIGNVPRFSALLNTFRAQQPENTLVVSSGDNWIPGPEYNVAGDSALDAVLGKAGAGRAHVAWLNALGVQASAVGNHDLDMGTAEFAGLLSQGEGWNGAAFPYLSTNLDFAPDEATAKITGKDGLSVTELAGKVAGYATAEVGGQTIGLIGASTPSLGSITNVGKVGVAPAKADDLDALAALIQQDADALMAQGVDKIILLAHMQTINVEQELAPRLRGVDIIVAGGSNTILADDTDRLRTGDTAKGAYPLTFAGKDGAPVLVVNTEGDYTYLGRLLVDFDAQGRVIPASVNAKESGAYATDEQGLRDLGVKVDAASPAVVRVSEGLTGALKTRAGNIVGYTNVYLNGERRGVRGQETNLGNLSADANLFYGQQVDPSTAISLKNGGGIRGPIGQCIVPPGSTAATPVCSAPQGTPGISERGQVSQLDLELAFRFNNALSLVTVTGTQLAALLEHGVANVENAAGQFPQVGGLSFAYDASRPAGQRLTDIVIDDANGAAAGTQRVVLMQQGQLNAAAAARSYRMVTLGFLATGGDSYPFPKEGTAEFAALKLTDLLSDKRSGEFTFAADGSEQDALAEYFGARHGSAATAFGAADTPAEADTRIVRR, translated from the coding sequence ATGAGAAAATTTAACCTAGCTGCCCTGTCTCTGACGGCTGGTCTTCTGGCCTCCTGCGCTCCGGTGCAAACGGCTCCGGCCCACCCTGAAGCGCCCTACCGCCTGCAACTGCTGCATTTCTCGGATGTGGACGGTGGCCGTGACATCATCGGCAATGTGCCCCGCTTTTCGGCCCTGCTGAACACCTTCCGTGCCCAGCAGCCGGAGAACACCCTGGTCGTGAGCAGCGGTGACAACTGGATTCCTGGCCCTGAATACAACGTGGCGGGCGACAGTGCGCTGGATGCGGTGCTGGGCAAGGCCGGCGCAGGCCGCGCCCACGTCGCTTGGCTGAACGCGCTGGGCGTGCAGGCCTCCGCAGTCGGCAACCACGACCTGGACATGGGTACCGCCGAATTCGCGGGCCTGCTGAGCCAGGGTGAGGGCTGGAACGGGGCTGCGTTTCCTTACCTGTCCACCAACCTGGATTTTGCGCCGGATGAGGCCACCGCCAAGATCACCGGCAAGGACGGCCTAAGCGTTACAGAGCTGGCCGGAAAGGTGGCAGGTTACGCCACCGCAGAAGTGGGCGGCCAGACCATCGGCCTGATTGGAGCCAGCACCCCCAGCCTGGGGAGCATCACCAACGTGGGCAAAGTAGGCGTGGCACCAGCCAAGGCAGACGATCTGGACGCCCTGGCGGCGCTGATTCAGCAAGACGCCGACGCCCTGATGGCGCAGGGAGTGGACAAGATCATCCTGCTGGCCCACATGCAGACCATCAACGTGGAGCAGGAGCTGGCGCCCCGGCTCCGGGGTGTGGACATCATCGTGGCCGGGGGCAGCAACACCATCCTGGCCGATGACACCGACCGCCTGCGGACCGGGGACACTGCAAAAGGCGCCTATCCGCTGACCTTCGCGGGCAAAGACGGCGCACCTGTGCTGGTGGTCAACACTGAGGGCGACTATACCTACCTGGGCCGCCTGCTGGTGGACTTTGATGCCCAGGGCCGCGTGATTCCGGCCAGCGTAAATGCCAAGGAAAGCGGCGCCTACGCCACCGACGAGCAGGGCCTGCGCGACCTAGGAGTGAAGGTGGACGCCGCCAGCCCCGCAGTGGTCCGCGTGTCGGAGGGGCTGACCGGCGCCCTGAAGACCCGCGCCGGGAACATCGTGGGCTACACCAACGTGTACCTGAACGGTGAGCGCCGGGGCGTGCGCGGCCAGGAAACCAACCTGGGCAACCTCAGCGCCGACGCCAACCTGTTTTACGGACAGCAGGTGGACCCCAGCACGGCCATCAGCCTGAAAAACGGTGGCGGCATTCGCGGCCCCATCGGTCAGTGCATCGTGCCTCCGGGCAGCACGGCGGCCACCCCCGTCTGCTCGGCGCCGCAGGGGACGCCAGGCATCAGTGAGCGCGGCCAGGTGTCGCAGCTGGACCTGGAATTGGCCTTCCGCTTCAATAACGCCCTAAGCTTGGTCACGGTGACCGGCACGCAGCTGGCGGCTTTGCTGGAGCACGGCGTAGCCAACGTGGAGAACGCGGCAGGACAGTTTCCGCAGGTGGGTGGCCTGAGCTTTGCGTACGACGCCAGCCGTCCCGCAGGTCAGCGCCTGACCGACATCGTGATTGATGACGCTAATGGTGCCGCTGCCGGTACGCAGCGTGTGGTGCTGATGCAGCAAGGTCAGCTGAATGCTGCCGCGGCTGCCCGCTCCTACCGCATGGTCACGCTGGGCTTCCTGGCAACTGGCGGCGACAGCTACCCCTTCCCCAAAGAAGGCACCGCTGAATTCGCGGCCCTAAAGCTGACCGACTTGCTGAGCGACAAGCGCAGCGGCGAGTTCACCTTTGCCGCCGATGGCAGCGAGCAAGACGCCCTGGCCGAGTACTTTGGCGCCCGCCACGGCAGCGCTGCTACGGCCTTTGGCGCAGCCGACACTCCCGCCGAAGCCGACACCCGTATCGTTCGCCGCTAA
- a CDS encoding acyl-CoA dehydrogenase family protein: protein MSQHDTPDLTQLMQQLDLEKLGALAGRVDLAGLLNAAGNMNDKQLMQLGRALGVGGSGKKRELPAADGDAYDYLELLTDEQAEVAAQVNRFMRAEVAPIMNDYWSRDEFPRELIGKMRELDLLRRIWNEDGTRRPDAAMMEGVITLEACRVDVSTAVFFGVHSGLAAASIALGASDEQKARWLPDMLDLRRIGAFGLTEPEGGSQVSQGMRTTCRRDGDGWVLNGEKKWIGNSTFSDFTVIWARDEETDEVRGFVVEAGTPGYRVEKIMGKIALRMVENGHIYLEDCRVADEFRLHATRGWDTVSDVLGLARSGVAWQGVGCAMGAYELALAYAQERRQFGKRIGEFQLIQNHLVLMLGDVTAMLGMVMRLSHLADEGGLVDAQASLAKVHTAARCRDVVARAREIFGGNGILLEYGVAKHFVDTEAIYSYEGTNEINTLVVGRAITGLSAFV from the coding sequence ATGTCACAACACGACACACCGGATCTGACTCAGCTGATGCAGCAACTGGACCTGGAGAAGCTGGGGGCACTGGCTGGCCGGGTGGACCTGGCGGGCCTGCTGAACGCTGCTGGCAACATGAACGACAAGCAGTTGATGCAACTGGGCCGCGCCCTGGGCGTGGGCGGCAGTGGCAAGAAGCGTGAGCTGCCCGCTGCGGACGGCGACGCCTACGACTATCTGGAACTGCTGACCGATGAGCAGGCCGAGGTGGCGGCGCAGGTGAACCGCTTTATGCGCGCCGAGGTCGCCCCAATCATGAACGACTACTGGAGCCGCGACGAGTTCCCGCGCGAGCTGATCGGCAAGATGCGTGAGCTGGACCTGCTGCGCCGCATCTGGAACGAGGATGGCACCCGTCGCCCCGACGCCGCCATGATGGAAGGCGTCATCACCCTGGAAGCTTGCCGGGTAGACGTGTCCACGGCCGTGTTCTTCGGGGTGCATTCGGGGCTGGCGGCAGCTTCCATCGCGCTAGGGGCCAGCGACGAGCAAAAGGCCCGCTGGTTGCCCGACATGCTGGACCTGCGCCGCATCGGGGCCTTCGGACTGACTGAGCCGGAGGGCGGTTCACAGGTGAGTCAGGGTATGCGGACCACTTGCCGCCGTGACGGTGACGGCTGGGTGCTGAACGGCGAGAAAAAGTGGATCGGCAACTCCACTTTCTCGGACTTCACAGTGATCTGGGCCCGTGACGAGGAAACCGACGAGGTGCGCGGCTTCGTGGTTGAGGCCGGGACGCCCGGCTACCGCGTCGAGAAAATCATGGGCAAAATCGCGCTGCGTATGGTGGAAAACGGCCACATCTACCTGGAGGACTGCCGGGTGGCCGACGAGTTCCGCCTGCACGCCACGCGTGGCTGGGACACGGTGTCGGATGTGCTGGGCCTGGCCCGCTCTGGGGTGGCCTGGCAAGGGGTCGGCTGCGCGATGGGCGCCTACGAGCTGGCGCTGGCCTACGCCCAGGAGCGGCGGCAGTTTGGCAAGCGGATCGGGGAATTTCAGCTGATCCAGAACCATCTGGTGCTGATGCTGGGTGACGTGACTGCCATGCTGGGTATGGTGATGCGCCTGTCGCACCTCGCCGACGAGGGCGGGCTGGTAGACGCCCAGGCCTCACTTGCCAAAGTACACACGGCGGCCCGCTGCCGCGACGTGGTGGCGCGCGCCCGCGAGATCTTCGGCGGGAACGGCATCTTGCTGGAGTACGGAGTCGCCAAGCACTTCGTGGACACCGAGGCGATCTACTCCTACGAGGGGACCAACGAGATCAACACGCTGGTGGTGGGCCGTGCCATCACTGGGCTGAGTGCCTTTGTCTGA
- a CDS encoding TetR/AcrR family transcriptional regulator gives MAPAVSKTPHHSSAHSARRLSADDRRQQILDMAAQLFIQRGFEGVRMADLAQALGTSRPTIYGYFASTEEMLSGLLEQQLDGLPERLRPYLLQGPGRFRALFGALLQERELLLLLNAGGGPLFRQKRQEFLLTVQERLNITELPRAQRHAAEQPYLALIVMELLGALSYAQLSQGELDTTQLSRHLNDFIEGGLAAVTRQT, from the coding sequence ATGGCCCCTGCCGTTTCCAAGACACCCCACCATTCCTCTGCCCACTCTGCCAGACGGCTCAGCGCCGACGACCGCCGCCAGCAGATTCTGGACATGGCGGCGCAGCTGTTTATCCAGCGCGGGTTCGAGGGGGTCAGGATGGCCGATCTGGCCCAGGCCCTAGGCACATCACGGCCCACCATCTACGGCTATTTCGCCTCGACAGAGGAAATGCTCAGCGGCCTGCTGGAGCAGCAACTGGACGGGCTGCCAGAGCGGCTGCGGCCCTACCTGCTGCAAGGGCCGGGGCGTTTCAGGGCGCTCTTCGGGGCGCTGCTGCAGGAGCGCGAGTTGTTACTCTTGCTGAATGCCGGCGGCGGCCCACTGTTCCGCCAGAAGCGCCAGGAATTCCTGCTGACCGTGCAAGAGCGGCTGAACATTACCGAGCTGCCCCGGGCCCAGCGCCACGCTGCCGAGCAACCCTACCTGGCCCTCATCGTGATGGAGTTGCTGGGGGCACTCAGCTACGCGCAGCTGAGTCAAGGAGAGCTGGACACCACGCAGCTCTCGCGGCATCTGAACGACTTTATCGAGGGCGGGCTGGCCGCCGTGACCCGGCAGACATAA
- a CDS encoding YhgE/Pip domain-containing protein — MSIAQFARDFRRLTPSERSMWRWPMMWLGTAAIVVVPSLYAGINLASALDPYGNLQALPVGVVNLDQGTRRDGETINLGRDLMAEFQDDPPFALTVFPTQAAAQAAVQRGDIYFALTVPGDFSRRAVQGDSTQHGVLNLYVSEGSNYFASRVADSFAAGLEDQLNQTLSETRWEAVQLSFEEVQSGFADLREVTGTLADGAQDLADGTARLDAGARDLSAGMDRAAAGSAELASGAEDISGGVQALTGGTAQLRDGLEQVQAGLPDEAALQPLRSGTAGVRQGSADLASGLEELSGGAERLAAGGKRLQAGADGVASGSAELARQVPQLQSGLGQLVSGAADLSGGSDRLQQGAADLASGSAELAEGLPDLEMGLGQLKTGADRLQGGANELAGGLSEVNDRVSAQPLPGELKAGLVGLKQGAQEVSSSAGQLAQALPPLQAGAATARQGAQALATGSAGLASGATDLSAGAGRLASGLQEAQAGAGRAVTGAQQLAAGAAQLPAGAADLSAGAQTLADRSREAAAGAAQLSTGAAALEEGVGDLIAGLGDLRAGVGTIQDQLPQQTELDRLSDGAATLAGSSTQLSSGLEDLSGGAGALTQGSAEVNSGAQRLADGLSQLHTQIPARQEEMGGDPAGLSRSVAVQTEKFAPVANNGAGFAPYFMALSLWVGAVLTTFIFPYQQLPYSARQTSQLARVARKALVPALVVIAQAALMVLVVQALGVSYLHPAEVLATSVLTSLTFLALILALILLFGAVGRFIALVLLIIQLASSGGSYPVELAPPLFQTIHNWVPVTQTVGALRHAIAGAYQGHYTDFMGALGAMLLVSAVLSLVARRRWELVDDPAFRPLIVSPLLSGQPHEDRPD, encoded by the coding sequence ATGTCTATAGCTCAATTTGCCCGAGACTTTCGCCGTCTGACCCCCAGCGAGCGGTCCATGTGGCGCTGGCCCATGATGTGGCTGGGGACCGCTGCCATTGTCGTGGTGCCGTCGCTGTACGCCGGAATCAATCTGGCGAGTGCGCTGGACCCTTACGGCAACTTGCAGGCCCTCCCGGTTGGGGTGGTCAATCTGGATCAGGGAACCCGCCGAGACGGCGAAACGATCAACCTGGGCCGTGACCTGATGGCGGAGTTTCAGGATGATCCGCCGTTCGCCCTCACCGTTTTCCCGACCCAGGCCGCGGCTCAGGCGGCAGTTCAGCGCGGCGACATCTACTTTGCGCTAACGGTGCCGGGTGATTTCAGCCGCCGGGCAGTTCAGGGAGACAGCACTCAACATGGCGTGCTGAACCTGTATGTGTCGGAAGGGTCCAACTATTTCGCCAGCCGGGTGGCGGATTCGTTCGCGGCGGGGCTGGAAGACCAGCTGAACCAGACCCTCAGCGAAACGCGCTGGGAGGCGGTGCAGCTGTCGTTTGAGGAGGTCCAGAGTGGTTTTGCGGACCTGCGGGAGGTCACTGGCACGCTGGCAGATGGTGCCCAGGACCTGGCGGACGGTACGGCCCGTCTGGACGCTGGGGCGCGTGATCTGAGTGCTGGAATGGACCGCGCCGCAGCAGGCAGCGCTGAGCTGGCGTCCGGCGCCGAAGACATCAGCGGTGGAGTGCAGGCCCTAACCGGCGGGACCGCTCAGTTGCGGGACGGTCTGGAACAGGTACAAGCTGGCCTCCCAGACGAAGCCGCCTTGCAGCCACTGCGGAGTGGGACCGCCGGGGTCCGTCAGGGCAGCGCCGATCTGGCCAGCGGCCTGGAGGAACTGTCCGGGGGTGCCGAAAGGCTGGCCGCCGGAGGTAAGCGCCTGCAAGCTGGAGCCGACGGCGTGGCGTCCGGTAGTGCGGAACTGGCCCGGCAGGTCCCGCAGCTTCAAAGCGGTCTGGGTCAGTTGGTGTCCGGCGCGGCAGACCTGTCCGGCGGCAGTGATCGCTTACAGCAGGGTGCCGCAGATTTGGCCAGTGGCAGTGCGGAACTGGCCGAGGGACTTCCCGACTTGGAAATGGGCCTGGGACAGCTGAAGACTGGAGCAGATCGCCTGCAAGGTGGCGCCAATGAGCTGGCGGGTGGACTGAGCGAAGTGAATGACCGCGTGAGTGCTCAGCCGTTACCTGGCGAGCTGAAGGCTGGACTGGTCGGTCTCAAACAGGGGGCGCAGGAAGTCAGCAGCAGCGCTGGACAGCTGGCGCAGGCCCTGCCTCCGCTGCAAGCAGGCGCGGCCACCGCCCGTCAGGGCGCCCAGGCACTGGCCACAGGGTCCGCTGGCCTTGCCAGCGGTGCCACTGACCTGAGCGCCGGGGCGGGTCGGCTTGCGTCTGGTCTGCAAGAGGCGCAGGCGGGAGCTGGCCGGGCCGTCACTGGAGCGCAGCAACTGGCGGCTGGGGCGGCGCAGTTGCCCGCCGGTGCCGCTGACCTGAGCGCCGGTGCCCAGACCCTGGCAGACCGTAGCCGCGAGGCCGCAGCGGGCGCGGCCCAGCTGTCTACAGGTGCGGCAGCGTTGGAGGAAGGAGTGGGGGACCTGATAGCTGGCCTGGGCGACTTGCGCGCAGGCGTAGGCACCATCCAAGACCAGTTGCCTCAGCAAACCGAGTTGGACCGCTTGAGTGATGGAGCAGCGACCCTGGCCGGGAGCAGCACTCAGCTGAGCAGCGGCCTGGAGGACCTGTCAGGCGGTGCCGGTGCTTTGACCCAGGGCAGCGCGGAGGTGAACAGTGGTGCCCAGCGACTGGCCGACGGCCTAAGTCAGCTCCACACGCAGATCCCAGCCCGGCAAGAGGAGATGGGCGGCGACCCCGCAGGTCTCAGCCGCAGTGTGGCAGTGCAAACCGAAAAATTTGCGCCGGTGGCCAACAACGGAGCCGGGTTCGCGCCCTACTTTATGGCCCTGAGCCTCTGGGTTGGGGCCGTACTGACCACCTTCATCTTTCCGTATCAGCAGCTGCCCTACAGTGCCCGTCAGACCAGCCAGCTGGCGCGGGTCGCGCGCAAGGCACTGGTTCCGGCGCTGGTGGTGATCGCCCAGGCCGCCCTGATGGTCCTGGTCGTGCAGGCACTGGGAGTCAGCTATCTGCATCCTGCTGAAGTGCTGGCCACCTCGGTCCTAACCAGTCTGACCTTTCTGGCCCTCATCTTGGCGCTGATTCTGCTGTTTGGCGCAGTGGGTCGGTTCATCGCGCTGGTTCTGCTGATCATTCAGCTGGCGTCGTCGGGCGGGAGTTATCCAGTGGAGCTGGCGCCACCATTGTTCCAGACCATCCACAACTGGGTGCCGGTGACGCAAACCGTAGGAGCGCTGCGCCACGCGATTGCTGGGGCTTACCAGGGCCATTACACCGACTTTATGGGAGCGCTGGGGGCCATGCTGCTGGTCAGCGCCGTGCTCAGCTTGGTGGCCCGCCGCCGCTGGGAACTGGTGGACGATCCCGCTTTCCGGCCCTTGATTGTCTCACCGTTGCTGTCGGGTCAGCCACACGAGGACCGGCCCGACTAG
- a CDS encoding serine hydrolase, with product MLSAAPPLRRLSREVAELTGLPPQRVERVLSPLRRGLVLGIHEVGGSAHRWSLGEHAPVEPAEIASVTKPLTAALLAVLAAQGQLDPHAPLRELGGVWRGWPAWVTLYALATHTAGLPAHPLRAGLTALLDWQDPYGRMDEAAVLASGQRWANRWQAGQFVYSNLGAGVLALALAQAAGAPSYPTALERAVLGPLNLRHTYFPSPTELPYRATRFGPLLGAGGLWSDVGDLLAFAQAHLSGALPPDWQLTVTPRRLPAGLDEVAPGWLVSGGLWWHDGVARHSRAGLAFRPATGRSVALLVAGGPGRLRRTALAEALKVLN from the coding sequence ATGTTGTCTGCCGCGCCGCCACTGCGCCGTCTGTCCCGTGAAGTGGCTGAACTCACCGGGCTGCCACCCCAGCGCGTGGAAAGAGTGCTCTCGCCGCTGCGCCGGGGATTGGTGCTGGGGATACACGAAGTCGGCGGCAGCGCCCACCGCTGGAGCCTGGGGGAACACGCTCCCGTGGAGCCCGCCGAAATCGCCAGTGTGACCAAGCCTTTGACAGCGGCGCTGCTGGCGGTGCTGGCTGCGCAGGGGCAGCTAGACCCCCACGCTCCCCTGCGCGAGCTGGGTGGGGTCTGGCGGGGATGGCCGGCCTGGGTGACGCTCTACGCACTGGCGACCCACACTGCGGGCCTGCCCGCCCACCCCTTACGTGCCGGGCTGACCGCGCTGCTGGATTGGCAAGACCCCTACGGGCGCATGGACGAGGCCGCAGTCCTGGCGTCCGGGCAGCGCTGGGCCAACCGGTGGCAGGCGGGGCAGTTCGTGTATTCCAACCTGGGGGCGGGCGTACTGGCCTTGGCGCTGGCCCAAGCCGCCGGTGCGCCAAGCTACCCCACTGCCCTGGAACGGGCCGTCCTGGGCCCGCTGAACCTGCGTCACACCTACTTTCCTTCGCCCACCGAACTCCCTTACCGCGCCACCCGTTTCGGGCCGCTGCTGGGCGCTGGGGGTCTGTGGTCGGATGTGGGCGACCTGCTCGCCTTTGCACAGGCACACCTGAGTGGAGCGCTGCCGCCCGACTGGCAACTCACGGTCACGCCGCGCCGCTTGCCTGCTGGGCTAGACGAAGTAGCCCCCGGTTGGCTGGTCTCCGGGGGCCTATGGTGGCATGATGGCGTCGCGCGGCACTCACGGGCGGGCCTGGCCTTTCGGCCCGCAACGGGCCGGAGCGTGGCCTTGCTGGTGGCCGGTGGGCCTGGACGCTTGAGGCGAACTGCACTGGCGGAAGCCCTGAAGGTACTGAACTAA